One region of Bombus affinis isolate iyBomAffi1 chromosome 5, iyBomAffi1.2, whole genome shotgun sequence genomic DNA includes:
- the LOC126916823 gene encoding proto-oncogene tyrosine-protein kinase receptor Ret isoform X1: MSLLALLLMPMGILASELYFPQSNLAVRIPYLARDDAHISWKMKLLELRTLRNDSTEPSRVNYRVTVPREPTVSIDSETNSLLLHGFPKKGATGFDTIVVVAKEDDSNEAVLEIAVEPSRVNGTEIKCADYVQDMCFWNASRYRIYENQPVAMIGTFGPGIYTDLCSNFHVTDYKLLNGTEYFYTSNDTLFANAFLDRDALGPPPRGPGPQVAVQVQCIVWDEITGMQYAPIDTLHIDVLDQDDNPPMAQGNHSIDVILPEFTAGDKLVDDNKLILKDADAESSNRYSVRMLGDAHDAFNVSHNTLPIEVPRGIPYTAIFTRISAKTTLLPKSPYRVILQVKDESLIPGYGENTLNITLTFYGPEHRTTTTTVSPISSGKQQSFTYPSIVKVARLAPRYTRVARPTSEPHTSITFNVHGSSAFAITHKGGIIYVADEDLLKTEPANLVLKVKWNAKDRPISSKTVKINLSAVSMSKLDTCNHSKIGRLHSCANAETPEDCESSCGVASGFYSKGNFSAQCVWRWNKRPNQGSIMSEYYPTCSPDLSHCPDNQCDELERLDPRICPQDCTVESDVHFAHMNKNGRGIKSGLGTCACNDVLQCTCNVDHFRTQNDNPGRGNKEGKDGEEGKDGKGGKSRDIEEEIVVTGARKASQGPCGPICMIGLIGGSFFVLIAIIGSFVTSRYRLAAKQARRNGKRRVDDDSNVVGILSSDYIDRGDGLLIGLDTFTAANRHLLLPKTCPPDPKWEFPRARLTIEQVLGEGEFGRVLRAKAVDIGGIPGATTVAVKTLKENACASELADLLSEYQLLKEAQHPNVIRLLGACTTPGAPVYLIIEFAEFGSLRNYLRRSRHLESEIRAGGCSSLSNVVSCEADGRSMYTVTPRDILSFAWQISKGMAYLADIKLVHRDLAARNVLLAAEKVCKISDFGLTRDVYEDDAYLKRSKGRVPVKWMAPESLADHVYTSKSDVWSFGVLLWELVTLGASPYPGVDVHNLYNLLKAGYRMERPANCSQQLYKLMMSCWHQEPAMRPPFKELTNHWEKMLEDSVEYLDLNPRTVHNQAYFASLHALDSPCSSGNDDMDDGDEIDTLRTNVVNYLEKPCSDTVTKCDKIDKLHALWQESVATFPEESVKLYVNDQSPPSFCVNHYESPIKLRNTSVTSNSENDLATPTNERSQSYIDMEGKKSSEVETETETEVEELLVFANRNENNDEARSN; this comes from the exons AGCTCTACTTTCCTCAGTCGAACTTGGCCGTAAGGATACCGTACTTGGCGCGGGACGATGCACACATTTCATGGAAGATGAAGCTGCTCGAGCTGAGGACTCTTCGAAACGATTCGACGGAACCGAGTCGCGTGAACTATCGCGTCACCGTGCCCCGCGAACCGACAGTTTCCATAGATTCCGAGACGAACAGCCTGCTACTGCACGGTTTTCCAAAGAAAG GCGCGACCGGATTCGATACGATCGTCGTTGTGGCGAAAGAAGACGACAGCAACGAGGCCGTCCTGGAAATCGCGGTGGAACCATCTCGTGTTAACGGGACGGAAATCAAATGCGCGGACTACGTTCAG GACATGTGCTTCTGGAACGCGTCCAGGTACAGGATATACGAAAATCAACCGGTCGCGATGATCGGTACCTTCGGACCTGGCATTTACACCGACCTTTGCTCCAATTTTCACGTAACCGACTACAAGCTACTGAACG GCACGGAATACTTCTACACGTCCAACGACACGCTGTTCGCGAACGCGTTCCTGGACAGAGACGCGTTGGGTCCGCCGCCCAGAGGCCCCGGACCGCAAGTCGCCGTTCAAGTTCAGTGCATCGTGTGGGACGAGATCACCGGAATGCAGTACGCACCGATCGACACGCTGCACATCGACGTCTTGGATCAGGACGACAATCCACCGATGGCGCAGGGCAACCACTCGATCGACGTGATTCTTCCGGAATTTACCGCG GGCGACAAACTGGTGGACGACAACAAGCTGATACTGAAGGACGCGGACGCGGAAAGTAGTAATCGCTACAGCGTCCGTATGCTCGGAGACGCTCACGACGCCTTTAACGTCTCCCATAACACTTTGCCGATCGAAGTTCCCAGAGGGATCCCGTACACCGCCATATTCACCA GAATATCCGCAAAAACCACTCTTCTGCCAAAGTCTCCGTATCGCGTGATCCTGCAAGTGAAGGACGAGTCTCTGATCCCAGGATACGGAGAAAACACG CTGAACATTACACTGACTTTCTACGGACCGGAACATCGAACGACCACGACGACCGTGTCGCCGATATCATCCGGGAAACAGCAATCCTTCACGTATCCCTCGATCGTGAAAGTCGCACGGCTCGCACCTCGTTACACCCGAGTCGCGAGACCAACCAGCGAACCGCACACCTCGATAACTTTCAACGTTCACGGGTCGAGCGCGTTCGCCATCACTCACAAGGGCGGTATAATCTACGTCGCTGACGAGGATCTGCTGAAAACGGAGCCAGCTAATTTGGT GCTTAAAGTGAAATGGAACGCGAAAGATCGTCCGATCTCTTCGAAAACCGTAAAGATCAATTTATCGGCCGTGTCGATGTCGAAGTTAGACACGTGTAACCATAGCAAGATCGGCCGGTTGCATTCGTGCGCCAACGCGGAAACGCCAGAGGACTGCGAATCCAGTTGCGGAGTTGCCAGCGGATTTTACAG CAAGGGCAACTTTTCCGCTCAATGCGTATGGAGATGGAACAAACGTCCGAACCAGGGTTCCATAATGTCCGAGTACTATCCAACTTGTTCCCCGGATTTGTCTCACTGTCCCGATAACCAGTGCGACGAGCTCGAACGGTTGGATCCTCGCATTTGTCCCCAGGATTGCACCGTCGAAT CGGACGTCCACTTCGCTCACATGAACAAGAACGGACGCGGCATCAAGAGCGGCTTGGGAACTTGCGCGTGCAACGATGTGCTGCAATGCACGTGCAACGTGGATCATTTCCGCACGCAAAACGACAATCCTGGCAGAGGCAACAAGGAGGGAAAGGACGGAGAGGAGGGTAAAGATGGAAAAGGCGGGAAATCGCGAGACATAGAGGAGGAGATTGTGGTGACCGGCGCCCGAAAAG caTCTCAAGGACCTTGTGGACCTATCTGCATGATAGGCCTGATAGGAGGCAGTTTCTTCGTGCTGATAGCGATCATCGGTTCTTTCGTCACTTCGAGATACAG ACTGGCTGCGAAGCAAGCTCGACGAAACGGAAAACGAAGAGTCGACGATGACTCGAACGTAGTCGGCATATTATCTTCGGACTACATTGACAGAGGCGACGGTTTGCTTATCGGCTTGGACACCTTCACCGCAGCCAATCGTCACCTTCTCCTTCCGAAAACGTGTCCG CCGGATCCTAAATGGGAATTCCCACGGGCGCGATTGACCATCGAACAAGTGCTCGGCGAAGGAGAATTCGGCCGCGTGTTGCGCGCCAAAGCGGTCGACATCGGTGGAATTCCAGGAGCCACCACTGTTGCGGTGAAAACGTTAAAGGAGAACGCGTGCGCATCCGAATTGGCCGACTTGCTGTCCGAGTATCAACTGTTGAAAGAAGCTCAACATCCGAACGTGATCAGGTTGCTGGGTGCGTGCACCACTCCCGGAGCGCCGGTCTACCTCATCATCGAATTCGCGGAGTTTGGCTCGTTGCG GAATTATTTGAGGCGTAGCCGACACTTGGAGTCGGAAATTAGAGCCGGTGGATGTTCGTCCTTATCCAACGTAGTTTCGTGCGAAGCGGATGGAAGGTCCATGTACACGGTCACGCCACGCGACATCCTCTCCTTCGCTTGGCAGATCAGCAAAGGAATGGCCTATCTCGCCGACATTAAG TTGGTTCACAGAGATCTTGCAGCCAGGAACGTGCTGCTTGCGGCCGAGAAGGTCTGCAAGATCTCGGATTTTGGCCTGACGAGGGACGTTTACGAAGACGATGCGTACTTGAAGCGCAGCAAAGGACGAG TGCCGGTAAAATGGATGGCACCAGAATCCCTCGCGGATCACGTCTACACCAGCAAGTCTGACGTCTGGAGTTTCGGTGTCCTTCTTTGGGAGCTGGTCACATTGGGCGCATCTCCTTATCCAGGAGTGGACGTGCATAATCTCTACAATTTACTCAAAGCCGGTTACCGTATGGAGAGACCAGCGAATTGCTCGCAACAGTT GTACAAGCTGATGATGTCGTGCTGGCATCAAGAACCTGCAATGAGGCCTCCCTTCAAAGAACTTACCAATCATTGGGAAAAGATGTTAGAGGACAGCGTCGAATACTTGGATCTGAATCCGAGAACCGTTCACAATCAGGCCTATTTTGCTTCGCTTCACGCGTTGGACAGTCCATGCA GTTCTGGTAACGATGACATGGACGATGGTGACGAAATCGATACTCTGAGGACGAACGTTGTCAACTATCTAGAGAAACCGTGTTCCGACACGGTGACAAAGTGCGACAAAATCGACAAACTGCACGCCCTGTGGCAAGAATCCGTAGCAACATTCCCCGAGGAATCCGTCAAGTTGTACGTGAACGATCAATCACCGCCGAGCTTCTGCGTGAATCACTACGAGAGTCCTATCAAATTGAGAAACACCAGCGTCACCAGCAACAGCGAGAACGATTTAGCCACGCCGACGAACGAACGTTCGCAATCCTACATCGACATGGAAGGCAAGAAATCCTCGGAAGTAGAAACGGAGACAGAGACAGAAGTAGAAGAACTACTTGTCTTCGCCAATAGAAACGAAAATAACGATGAAGCTCGCTCTAATTGA
- the LOC126916823 gene encoding proto-oncogene tyrosine-protein kinase receptor Ret isoform X2: protein MSLLALLLMPMGILASELYFPQSNLAVRIPYLARDDAHISWKMKLLELRTLRNDSTEPSRVNYRVTVPREPTVSIDSETNSLLLHGFPKKGATGFDTIVVVAKEDDSNEAVLEIAVEPSRVNGTEIKCADYVQDMCFWNASRYRIYENQPVAMIGTFGPGIYTDLCSNFHVTDYKLLNGTEYFYTSNDTLFANAFLDRDALGPPPRGPGPQVAVQVQCIVWDEITGMQYAPIDTLHIDVLDQDDNPPMAQGNHSIDVILPEFTAGDKLVDDNKLILKDADAESSNRYSVRMLGDAHDAFNVSHNTLPIEVPRGIPYTAIFTRISAKTTLLPKSPYRVILQVKDESLIPGYGENTLNITLTFYGPEHRTTTTTVSPISSGKQQSFTYPSIVKVARLAPRYTRVARPTSEPHTSITFNVHGSSAFAITHKGGIIYVADEDLLKTEPANLVLKVKWNAKDRPISSKTVKINLSAVSMSKLDTCNHSKIGRLHSCANAETPEDCESSCGVASGFYSKGNFSAQCVWRWNKRPNQGSIMSEYYPTCSPDLSHCPDNQCDELERLDPRICPQDCTVESDVHFAHMNKNGRGIKSGLGTCACNDVLQCTCNVDHFRTQNDNPGRGNKEGKDGEEASQGPCGPICMIGLIGGSFFVLIAIIGSFVTSRYRLAAKQARRNGKRRVDDDSNVVGILSSDYIDRGDGLLIGLDTFTAANRHLLLPKTCPPDPKWEFPRARLTIEQVLGEGEFGRVLRAKAVDIGGIPGATTVAVKTLKENACASELADLLSEYQLLKEAQHPNVIRLLGACTTPGAPVYLIIEFAEFGSLRNYLRRSRHLESEIRAGGCSSLSNVVSCEADGRSMYTVTPRDILSFAWQISKGMAYLADIKLVHRDLAARNVLLAAEKVCKISDFGLTRDVYEDDAYLKRSKGRVPVKWMAPESLADHVYTSKSDVWSFGVLLWELVTLGASPYPGVDVHNLYNLLKAGYRMERPANCSQQLYKLMMSCWHQEPAMRPPFKELTNHWEKMLEDSVEYLDLNPRTVHNQAYFASLHALDSPCSSGNDDMDDGDEIDTLRTNVVNYLEKPCSDTVTKCDKIDKLHALWQESVATFPEESVKLYVNDQSPPSFCVNHYESPIKLRNTSVTSNSENDLATPTNERSQSYIDMEGKKSSEVETETETEVEELLVFANRNENNDEARSN, encoded by the exons AGCTCTACTTTCCTCAGTCGAACTTGGCCGTAAGGATACCGTACTTGGCGCGGGACGATGCACACATTTCATGGAAGATGAAGCTGCTCGAGCTGAGGACTCTTCGAAACGATTCGACGGAACCGAGTCGCGTGAACTATCGCGTCACCGTGCCCCGCGAACCGACAGTTTCCATAGATTCCGAGACGAACAGCCTGCTACTGCACGGTTTTCCAAAGAAAG GCGCGACCGGATTCGATACGATCGTCGTTGTGGCGAAAGAAGACGACAGCAACGAGGCCGTCCTGGAAATCGCGGTGGAACCATCTCGTGTTAACGGGACGGAAATCAAATGCGCGGACTACGTTCAG GACATGTGCTTCTGGAACGCGTCCAGGTACAGGATATACGAAAATCAACCGGTCGCGATGATCGGTACCTTCGGACCTGGCATTTACACCGACCTTTGCTCCAATTTTCACGTAACCGACTACAAGCTACTGAACG GCACGGAATACTTCTACACGTCCAACGACACGCTGTTCGCGAACGCGTTCCTGGACAGAGACGCGTTGGGTCCGCCGCCCAGAGGCCCCGGACCGCAAGTCGCCGTTCAAGTTCAGTGCATCGTGTGGGACGAGATCACCGGAATGCAGTACGCACCGATCGACACGCTGCACATCGACGTCTTGGATCAGGACGACAATCCACCGATGGCGCAGGGCAACCACTCGATCGACGTGATTCTTCCGGAATTTACCGCG GGCGACAAACTGGTGGACGACAACAAGCTGATACTGAAGGACGCGGACGCGGAAAGTAGTAATCGCTACAGCGTCCGTATGCTCGGAGACGCTCACGACGCCTTTAACGTCTCCCATAACACTTTGCCGATCGAAGTTCCCAGAGGGATCCCGTACACCGCCATATTCACCA GAATATCCGCAAAAACCACTCTTCTGCCAAAGTCTCCGTATCGCGTGATCCTGCAAGTGAAGGACGAGTCTCTGATCCCAGGATACGGAGAAAACACG CTGAACATTACACTGACTTTCTACGGACCGGAACATCGAACGACCACGACGACCGTGTCGCCGATATCATCCGGGAAACAGCAATCCTTCACGTATCCCTCGATCGTGAAAGTCGCACGGCTCGCACCTCGTTACACCCGAGTCGCGAGACCAACCAGCGAACCGCACACCTCGATAACTTTCAACGTTCACGGGTCGAGCGCGTTCGCCATCACTCACAAGGGCGGTATAATCTACGTCGCTGACGAGGATCTGCTGAAAACGGAGCCAGCTAATTTGGT GCTTAAAGTGAAATGGAACGCGAAAGATCGTCCGATCTCTTCGAAAACCGTAAAGATCAATTTATCGGCCGTGTCGATGTCGAAGTTAGACACGTGTAACCATAGCAAGATCGGCCGGTTGCATTCGTGCGCCAACGCGGAAACGCCAGAGGACTGCGAATCCAGTTGCGGAGTTGCCAGCGGATTTTACAG CAAGGGCAACTTTTCCGCTCAATGCGTATGGAGATGGAACAAACGTCCGAACCAGGGTTCCATAATGTCCGAGTACTATCCAACTTGTTCCCCGGATTTGTCTCACTGTCCCGATAACCAGTGCGACGAGCTCGAACGGTTGGATCCTCGCATTTGTCCCCAGGATTGCACCGTCGAAT CGGACGTCCACTTCGCTCACATGAACAAGAACGGACGCGGCATCAAGAGCGGCTTGGGAACTTGCGCGTGCAACGATGTGCTGCAATGCACGTGCAACGTGGATCATTTCCGCACGCAAAACGACAATCCTGGCAGAGGCAACAAGGAGGGAAAGGACGGAGAGGAGG caTCTCAAGGACCTTGTGGACCTATCTGCATGATAGGCCTGATAGGAGGCAGTTTCTTCGTGCTGATAGCGATCATCGGTTCTTTCGTCACTTCGAGATACAG ACTGGCTGCGAAGCAAGCTCGACGAAACGGAAAACGAAGAGTCGACGATGACTCGAACGTAGTCGGCATATTATCTTCGGACTACATTGACAGAGGCGACGGTTTGCTTATCGGCTTGGACACCTTCACCGCAGCCAATCGTCACCTTCTCCTTCCGAAAACGTGTCCG CCGGATCCTAAATGGGAATTCCCACGGGCGCGATTGACCATCGAACAAGTGCTCGGCGAAGGAGAATTCGGCCGCGTGTTGCGCGCCAAAGCGGTCGACATCGGTGGAATTCCAGGAGCCACCACTGTTGCGGTGAAAACGTTAAAGGAGAACGCGTGCGCATCCGAATTGGCCGACTTGCTGTCCGAGTATCAACTGTTGAAAGAAGCTCAACATCCGAACGTGATCAGGTTGCTGGGTGCGTGCACCACTCCCGGAGCGCCGGTCTACCTCATCATCGAATTCGCGGAGTTTGGCTCGTTGCG GAATTATTTGAGGCGTAGCCGACACTTGGAGTCGGAAATTAGAGCCGGTGGATGTTCGTCCTTATCCAACGTAGTTTCGTGCGAAGCGGATGGAAGGTCCATGTACACGGTCACGCCACGCGACATCCTCTCCTTCGCTTGGCAGATCAGCAAAGGAATGGCCTATCTCGCCGACATTAAG TTGGTTCACAGAGATCTTGCAGCCAGGAACGTGCTGCTTGCGGCCGAGAAGGTCTGCAAGATCTCGGATTTTGGCCTGACGAGGGACGTTTACGAAGACGATGCGTACTTGAAGCGCAGCAAAGGACGAG TGCCGGTAAAATGGATGGCACCAGAATCCCTCGCGGATCACGTCTACACCAGCAAGTCTGACGTCTGGAGTTTCGGTGTCCTTCTTTGGGAGCTGGTCACATTGGGCGCATCTCCTTATCCAGGAGTGGACGTGCATAATCTCTACAATTTACTCAAAGCCGGTTACCGTATGGAGAGACCAGCGAATTGCTCGCAACAGTT GTACAAGCTGATGATGTCGTGCTGGCATCAAGAACCTGCAATGAGGCCTCCCTTCAAAGAACTTACCAATCATTGGGAAAAGATGTTAGAGGACAGCGTCGAATACTTGGATCTGAATCCGAGAACCGTTCACAATCAGGCCTATTTTGCTTCGCTTCACGCGTTGGACAGTCCATGCA GTTCTGGTAACGATGACATGGACGATGGTGACGAAATCGATACTCTGAGGACGAACGTTGTCAACTATCTAGAGAAACCGTGTTCCGACACGGTGACAAAGTGCGACAAAATCGACAAACTGCACGCCCTGTGGCAAGAATCCGTAGCAACATTCCCCGAGGAATCCGTCAAGTTGTACGTGAACGATCAATCACCGCCGAGCTTCTGCGTGAATCACTACGAGAGTCCTATCAAATTGAGAAACACCAGCGTCACCAGCAACAGCGAGAACGATTTAGCCACGCCGACGAACGAACGTTCGCAATCCTACATCGACATGGAAGGCAAGAAATCCTCGGAAGTAGAAACGGAGACAGAGACAGAAGTAGAAGAACTACTTGTCTTCGCCAATAGAAACGAAAATAACGATGAAGCTCGCTCTAATTGA